A region of Bombyx mori chromosome 13, ASM3026992v2 DNA encodes the following proteins:
- the LOC134200034 gene encoding uncharacterized protein LOC134200034 translates to MSRGNSPPNTSTPGPSHRGRQAMPDLRTRPIPAIRMAPMGPRLDNSSGTSAAAEGAPRIGPVESIFPPSTDPSGASRPRKKARSESDRGSSGDQDKRPRIGPSSRSEGEESVTTSTDHSSTESVTPSSSRSASPSGSPIPDQPVPKPRAPARTGTAPRQLRTPPHSPSPILSPIPVDSTRGAPALSGTAGNLDSTRYMDLESTRPHHAPKPNPTPSTSYAAMAARPSIPSTQRTSQSSHVPPPRPKGRAQEELRRHPPIMVEALPNWSRHMAAIRERLGRAPSVRPFGAGFRFLPTSVEEYRAVQAYLSEASARDGTIKWYCYALTGEIPTKVAVRGLPADTDAAEVTDALKELGFPARHARCIRSQRGRPGCVFHVALDHLSKDDLARLYAVNELLYLPGNLAEVISGVIREIASGVSPVGAILSGFYQLIARLNG, encoded by the exons ATGTCGAGGGGGAACTCACCCCCAAATACcagcacacccggcccgtctCATAGGGGACGTCAGGCGATGCCCGATTTACGTACCAGACCGATACCTGCTATCCGTATGGCCCCGATGGGTCCTCGGTTGGACAATTCGTCCGGGACTTCGGCTGCGGCCGAGGGGGCCCCGAGGATCGGTCCGGTGGAAAGTATCTTTCCTCCGTCGACCGATCCCTCTGGGGcctctcggccgcggaagaaggccaggtccgagtctgACCGAGGCTCATCGGGTGACCAAGACAAGCGCCCGCGAATAGGCCCTTCCTCCAGGTCGGAGGGAGAAGAAAGCGTGACCACATCCACAGACCACTCCTCTACTGAGTCTGTAACTCCTTCCTCATCCAGATCTGCTTCCCCCTCTGGGAGTCCAATCCCAGATCAACCCGTACCCAAGCCTAGGGCTCCCGCCAGGACAGGGACTGCTCCTAGGCAATTAAGAACCCCTCCTCATTCTCCTTCCCCAATCTTGTCCCCAATCCCGGTGGACTCTacccgaggtgcccccgccctaagcggcacggcgggtaaCCTGGATTCTACCAGGTATATGGACCTAGAGTCCACCAGACCACATCACGCCCCTAAGCCTAACCCCACTCCCTCTACCTCctatgctgccatggcagctaggCCGAGTATTCCTTCCACCCAGAGGACATCCCAATCCTCTCATgtccctcccccgaggccgaagGGTCGTGCCCAAGAGGAGCTGCGCCGACATCCGCCAATAATGGTGGAGGCCCTCCCTAATTGGTcccgccacatggcggccattagggagcgcctcggtCGCGCCCCCTCGGTGCGACCCTTCGGCGCCGGCTTTAGATTCCTGCCGACGTCGGTAGAGGAATacagggcggtccaggcctacctgtcggaggcctctgccagggatGGTACCATAAAATGGTACTGCTATGCCCTGACAGGGGAGATTCCGACTAAGGTGGCtgtccggggcctccctgccgataCTGACGCGGCAGAAGTAACCGatgccctgaaggagctgggGTTTCCGGCTCGTCACGCCAGGTGCATCAGGTCCCAGAGAGGGCGCCCGGGCTGCGTGTTTCACGTAGCcttggaccacctctcgaaggacgacctcgcccgcCTGTACGCAGTCAATGAACTgctgtacttgccgggg AACTtggccgaggtgatctccggagtgatccgcgagatcgcctcgggcGTTAGCCCTGTCGGGGCtatcctgtcggggttctaccagcTGATAGCgaggctcaatggctag
- the Defensin2 gene encoding defensin like protein 2 precursor: MKGVYLIFTLILVYVASTWASLDAADEVRVMNVESQRLFRSRRALPCAKKSCDSWCRRLDYPGGECVTKWKCSCNWMQIDK, encoded by the exons ATGAAGGGGGTTTACTTAATTTTCACCCTGATTCTAGTATACGTTGCTTCGACCTGGGCTTCACTAGATGCAGCTGATG aagttCGAGTTATGAACGTGGAATCCCAAAGGCTGTTTCGATCCAGGAGGGCCTTACCATGTGCGAAGAAGAGCTGTGACAGCTGGTGCCGGAGATTGGATTATCCAGGCGGAGAATGTGTAACAAAGTGGAAATGCTCCTGTAATTGGATGCAGattgacaaataa